The genomic region AGACTGAATCATTTTTACACCTGTTACACCGCTAGGCAATGTCATTTGTATGGCGGAGTCTGATGAGAAAAATCCACTACCATCTCCTCTTAAAATGCCTTCACCCCATGTCCAAATGGTTGAGTCATTTTTTAATGCATAAGCTACTCTAGGGCATCCTCTTACAGCGATTACATTCGTTAAGGGTTTGCCTACTGATTGCATTACCTGACTCCAGGTAGTATTAGATCCACCGCCTCTACCTCCACGAATGAATGAATGAATAGATAGGACAAAGACATGTCCGCCACAAGTTGTTATTATAATTGACCCTTGCGTTACGAACATCATTTTTACACTATCAGGAGTAATTCCCGTAGGGAGCCCATCTAATTTTCCATTAACTGAAATTTTGCTAAAGGAATTTGTTCCTAGAATCTGGGAACTAATAACACATTGAACTGTTCCGCCTACAAATAGTCCTGTGGAAGTTAAAACTACATATTGAACATCACTAATACTATTAGATCCGATACCTATATGATAAATCTTTCCTGTCAAGACTGGGTAATTTGTTGGATTAATAAATTGAGGAGTCAATAAATTAGAGATTCCATCCGATTGCATTTGTTCCCCCCAAAATCGATTACCAATTTCCTCAACTGAATAGGTTGAATGGAATGCAGAACCCATATTATCATAAGCTATGGTGGATGCATTATTAGTAGAAAAAATACCCACATTAGAGTTGCAAGGGATGATACATTGGGTGAAAATAAGTTTTGTACTTAAGAGAAAAACAACAAGCATGAATAGTATTCTACTCATTTCGAACAATCTTTTATTTTCTCTTTTAAGCCAATTGGAGTATAACCACCTATATTATCAAAATTGAACTGTATATGAGAGGCAAAAATAGCCAAGCCCTTCAAATTATATTTTATGCGGTGATTACCAGGTAGTAATTTTATATATTCAGAATCAAGATTTGCAATAATTTCTGTGCCTATTCCTGAAGATTGTATTGGTAGTTGAGGCATTAAAATCGCAGTCTTATTATAATTTTGTATCGAAACATTGATATACATAGAAATGTCATCGCAGGGTTTATTTACACAGATAGACTTCGTTGTTTCTATACTTTCTGGCTGATAAACAATTCTTAATGAATCCACATAGACAAAGAAAAATTCTGAAAAAGCAATCTCACTGCAATCTGCGGTAATATTTTTGTTGTCTAATTTTGAAAAATATTTAGCTTTCTGATTTATTTTTTGTGTTGTAATACGGTACAATCCTGGAGTTTTAAACACATAATTATTTATATCTTGACCCTTTATATTCAAATCCTTTCCGTTATCTTGAAAGTGGAATAAGTAATTTAGTTCCTTAGCATCAAAATTTAGTTTTGAATCAAAAGAAATTCTTATCGTATCTTGACAATTGGAAAAAAAAGGGTAAATCAAAAAAAGAGTTAGGTAGGTTTTCACGTCATCTAATTTCTAGACAACAAAAATACTATCAATTTTATTAAAAAAAATATTTTTTTTTAATTGTGTTATTCAGAGACTAATTTTATGTCTTTCACAATCATATCCAGCGATATTTTACCATTGAATTCATTGGCTTGAATCGTATAGCAGATATCGAAAGTGGAAGATTTTAGTTTTTCTATATCTATAAAATCACCAAGTCCAAAAGCAATACCATTCATACGAACACCATTTTGGTCTATCATTTCCATACGAACATGATTTAGTGTTTTCCCAACCTTGCGCGTATTGCCCGCATCTCTTAGATTTTTAGTAGCGAAAACTGGCTGCATGTTATCAGGTCCAAAAGGAGCCATCTGCTCTAAGATGTTGTAGAACTTAAAATCAATATCCTTAAGACTTAAGTCATGGTCTATTTCTATCACAGGACTTTGCATATCCTGCGTTATTTCCTGTACGGCTATTTCTTCAAATTTAGCTTTGAAAGCTTCTAATTTTCCCTTTTCTATACTTAAGCCTGCCGCAAAGTCATGTCCTCCGAACTGTATGACATTTTCAGCGCATTTGCTAATACCATCATAAATTGAAAACCCTCTTATAGATCGAGCGGAGCCTGTAAGTATGCCATCTTTTTCTGAAAATATAATGGTAGGTTTATAGTAGCGCTCGACCATCCGCGAAGCCACGATACCTATCACACCCTTGCTCCATGATTCATTGGCTAGGACTATGGTACGCTGATTAGAAAAATCATCTACATTGCTTATCTCGAAAATAGCTTCACTCGTTATTTGTTCGTCCGTTTCACGACGAGCGCTATTATGAATAGACAAACTTTCTGCAAATTTCAACCCTTCTTCTTCATTGGTGCATGTGAGGATGTCCACGGAGGCACGAGCATGCGCCATTCTGCCGGGTGCATTGATTCTAGGACCTAGAGAAAACACAATATCCGAAATCGACATATCCTTAAGTTCTATTCCAGCAATTTTCTTTAATATT from Chitinophagales bacterium harbors:
- the recJ gene encoding single-stranded-DNA-specific exonuclease RecJ: MEKSWVYKPIDREKLADLQESLKINPILLELLIQRGITTYQEAKDFFRPQLDMLHDPFLMKDMDKAVTRIKSAIENKERILVYGDYDVDGTTSVALFYQFIHDIYSNVDYYIPDRYAEGYGVSMKGMDYAIESGVGLIVSLDCGITAFKAVEYAKENNIDFIICDHHLPSDILPKAVAVLDAKRKDCAYPFKELSGCGVGFKLCSAIASQLDMPSETYMQYIDLVAVSIASDIVSITGENRVLAFYGLEKLNKNPVLGLKILKKIAGIELKDMSISDIVFSLGPRINAPGRMAHARASVDILTCTNEEEGLKFAESLSIHNSARRETDEQITSEAIFEISNVDDFSNQRTIVLANESWSKGVIGIVASRMVERYYKPTIIFSEKDGILTGSARSIRGFSIYDGISKCAENVIQFGGHDFAAGLSIEKGKLEAFKAKFEEIAVQEITQDMQSPVIEIDHDLSLKDIDFKFYNILEQMAPFGPDNMQPVFATKNLRDAGNTRKVGKTLNHVRMEMIDQNGVRMNGIAFGLGDFIDIEKLKSSTFDICYTIQANEFNGKISLDMIVKDIKLVSE